In Prosthecobacter sp., the genomic window CTGCGGGTTTTAGCTTGGGATCATCCAGGTCCAGCCGATAGAGGATCTGGTTATAGTCGTAACGCGGCGTGGGATGCGCGTGCTTGGCAAACTCCTTGGTGTAGGTGCCTTCAAAAAAGAGTACCGGCGAGCCGTCAGGAGTGAACTCGGGATGAATGCGCGGGTTGTAGAAGGTGTAGTTGTCATGCGTGAGGATCTTCACGGCAGGCCCCCATGGACCTGTGGGCGCATCAGTCTCGGCATACCAGAGCTCACCGAAGACTGAGGGCTTGCCGAAGTTCTCCATGAATACGGTGACCCAGCGTTTGCGGAAGGCATTCCAGGCAATCGATCCAGTGTGAGGTTTGACCGTGCCGCCATCTGCCGATGCGAGCGTCGTCTGCGGCTTCAGCGCTTCCCAGGTGTTCGAGTCCTGCCATGCTTCAAAGGTGGCGGGGCAGCGCAGCGTCGGCAGCGGATTGCCAAACAGCACCCATTCTTTGCCTTGTTCGTCTTTCCACAGCGCGGGGTGACCTTCCGGCATCGGCGGCTGTTTTGGAGCGGCGGCGGATTTCGTCCAAAGCACGCGCAGCAGGTCAAAGCGGCTCGTGTCGTCATTCCACACACACAGGCCGGACTCATAGGCATCCAGGGGCGGCTTGATCTTCACATAGGAGCCGACGAGTCGCGACGTGCCGTTTTTATCGGGCAAGCTGACATAAGCGGTGACCCATGTCGGACCGCTGCCGGGCATCTTGGCCACGCCACGCACCTTGCCCTTGTCGTCGGTGAAGTAGTCGAGCTTCAAACGCAGCGGCGGCTCCAGCGAGGCGAGCGGCTGCATCGCCGTGGTGGCGCTGCTCATGTCGAAGATGCCGAGTGGATAGCAAGGCATCTGGGTATCGCCCCAGGCCCAGAACAAGCGGCCGCGATGCACGGCGTTTTGCACGCTGTCGGAGCCGTGAATGCCCGAGTCCTTCCAGTCCAGCTCGCTGCCGAGTTTCTGGCTTTCTGCAAACAATCCCGCGCCGGTCAGGCGGCCGATGCGGCGTGCGATGTTCGTGCGCGTCACCTCCACACGCAGCGTTTTGCCAGGTTCCGGAGTCAAACGCACGCCGCGCATGCCAAAACCATCCTTCGGCACCTCGTAGCCGTGGCCGATGACATCAAACCATGTCAAACTCCCCATCAGCTCCGGCGCGTCGAAGGCGATGACGCCTGCGTTGTCGGTGATGAAACGCAAATGATGTGTCGTGCGCAGCTCGATGAGCGGCACGGGCCACCCGCTGCCTTTCTCCACCACCTCGATGCGGCAGAGAGACGGTGAATCCGCGGCTGCAATGAACGAGGTCAGCAGCAGGCAGGTGAAAATGGAAAGGCGTGAACTCATGACAGGATCAATCCGCAAAGCGGAACTCCGCGCTCGACAGCAGCGCATGGCAATAGGCCGTCATGAGCTTTGTTTCGTCGCCAGCAGCGGTTTGGAAGAAGGACTCGGCGAGTTGCTGTTCTTTAGCATCGGGGGCCCGATTGAAACACAGTGCGAAGGCACGACGGATACGCTCTGGTAGATTGAGCTTCTCCTTCATCACACGCTGGGCCAATGCGGCGGCTTGCTCCTGCACGAAGGGGCCGTTCATGAGGTAGAGGGCTTGCAGCGGCACGTTCGTCACATCACGATCGCCGGTGACGAGATTCGGATTCGCCACATCGAACTGCTCCAGCACGTCGGGCAGGTTGTCGCGGAGCACGGGCAGGTAAATCGAGCGGCGCTTCGAGCCATCGAGGTCCGGCGGCAGTTTGGTGTTGAAGCCGATCAACGACACCGACTGCCCATCCAGTTCCGCCACGAGCGATCCTGGTCTGCGGGACGTGTCGAGCAAGCCGGAGACAGCGAGCATCGAGTCTCGGATCACCTCGGCATCGAGGCGTCGTTTGGGGGCACGCCAAAGCAGCCGGTTGTCGGGATCTTTCTCGAAAGCATCCGTACGATGCGTCGAAGCCTGCCGATAAGTCTTGGAGAACACGATTTCTCGGATCAGCGACTTCACCGACCAGCCGCTGTCCATGAACTTGATCGCGAGATGATCCAGCAGCTCCGGGTGGCTCGAACGCTCGCCACTGAAGCCAAAATTATCCACCGTGCGCACCAATCCCGCGCCAAACAGATGACGCCACACACGATTCGCCATCACGCGGGCGGTGAGCGGGTTATCGCGGCTGGTGAGCCACTGCGCGAATTCGAGGCGGCCGCTTTGCTGCTTCGACACGCTGCCTTTAACTTCAATCACACGCGGAAAACCACGCGGCACCGCCTTCACTGGATGCGCGATCTCACCACGAACATAGAGCTGCGAGTCCTGGATGCGTTTCGCGTCCTGGACCCCCATGCACAGCGGCAGTGCGCGGCCTTGGTCATCCACTGTTTCGAGCTGGCCTTCGAGCCCGCCGCGCGTCCACAGGATGCCGATGGCGATGCGCAGCATCTCGTAAAACTCGCCGCTGATGTCGCGGCCCTCCAACTTCGCCTTCAGCGCGTAGGCCTGCTGGTCCTTCTCCTTTTGATTGAGCTTCGCCAGGTCGCTCTTGAGCTGCTTCACACGCTCTGCGGACACCGGACGGTTCGGGATGATTTGTCCGGGCACTTCCGGCAGGCGGATGAGATGGCCGTGGTTGTTGTTCTCGGAGTCGATCCAGTTGCCGTAAAAAGTCTGCGTGCTTTTGAAAATGCCCGCCAGCGCATAGTAGTCCTCCATGCTGAACGGCTCCGTCTTGTGATCATGGCAGCGTGCACAGGCCACTGAACTTGCCATCACCGCGCGTGTCACGGTGTCGAGCTGCTCATCGGCCACATCAGCGGCAAACTGCGCTTTGTTCTGTTCATTCAATCCCTTCGGACCAAAGGCGAGAAATCCCGTCGCGACGAGTAGGCGTGCGCGCTCGGCATCATCCTTCGCGGTCAGAAGATCGCCCGCGATCTGCTCGGTGATGAAGCGGTCAAACGGCACGTCTGCATTCACAGCATCGATGACGTAGTCGCGATACCGCCATGCATGCGGGAAGGTCAGATTCGACTCACGCCCGTTCGACTCCGCAAACCGCGCCACATCCAGCCAGTGACGGCCCCAGCGCTCGCCAAAGCGCGGGCTTTTCAAAAGCTCGTCCACAGTCGCCTCCAGCTTATCCATCGAAAACGCCTTCACCTCCTTCGGAGTCGGCGGCAGGCCGATCAGGTCAAAATACAGCCTGCGCAGCAGCGCCACCGGTTCCGCCTCCGGCGCAGAAACCAGCCCGTCTTCCTTCAGCTTCGCCTGAATGAAGCCATCAATGCTCCCGGCAACCTGTTTTGGTTTTTGATAGCTCCAAAACTTTCTCCCAGCTTCCAAATCCACCGGCGGACGCTCCGCCACTTTCACCGCTGACTCACGCGGATCAGCAGCACCCGCTTTGATCCACGTTTCAAAGTCCGCGATGACCGATGGAGGCAACTGCGGCTCCTTCGGCGGCATTTCGAGATCAGGATCGCTGTGCTTGATCGCGGTGAGCAGCAGGCTTTTCGCCGCATCGCCCGGCACGACCGCCGGTCCTGTCTCGCCGCCTTCGCGGATGCCGTGTTTCGTGTCGAGCATCAGTCCGCCCTTCGATTTACCGGACTCAGCGGAGTGGCATTCGTAGCAGTGCTTCACGAGCACCGGGCGGATCTTCGATTCAAAGAAGGCTGTGTCGGCGGCATGAAGACTGCTGGCCACGAGCAGAAATGAAAGGGTGTGTTTCATCGGGTGGAATCAGGTTTGGAGATCGGGGAGGAGTTCGTGGTGCTATCGCTCTTTTGCTCCAGCCACTTTGCGGTTTTGGTTTTCGACCAGGATTCGCTGATGCAGCGCAGGGGCTTGCCTTCGCTCCACAGCATCCATGCGGGCGCGCCTTCGTGCAGCGCGGCGAAGGTCAATTCAGTGGCGGATTTCCACGCGGGCATGGTGCGGCACTGCCAGCGCGGATGCGGTGGCGAGATGATCTGCGTTTTGCCCGTGTCGATCTCGACCACGGCCACGGCATCAGTCTCGCTCTCGACGACCGCGACGTGTTTGCCATCCGGCGAGGCGATGAAGAAGCCGAGATTCACCGGCAGATCACCCGGCGCGGTCGGGACCGGTGTCACCGCGCTGCCATCGGCGGCGATGACATACAATCGCGGTGCCAGCTCCGGCCCCGTGCCCGTCGCGGGCAACGTGACCGGCTGGCTGGCGAAAAGCACGCGTCCGTCCGCCAGCACCTGCACCACCGGACGGTTCAGCGTGATCGCCGTGGCCAGCGTGGCCGGCTTGCCCGGTTTGGTGAACGTTCCATTTTCCTCGATGACAGTGAGGCGATGAATGCTTTGCAGTTTTTCTCCCTCGCCACCGAGCGGTGCCATAAAGACCAGCGCGCGACCGTCCGGCGTCCAGTCAAACGCACCGTTCACCTGACGTGCGACCGTCTGCTCCGCACCATCATCGAGCGTGATGACCTCCAACGCCACGCTCTCTCCATCCTCGTCGAGACGCAGAAACGCGAGCGCGTCATGCTTCGGCGACATGCGCGGCATCAAAGCCGGCCGCAGCAGGCTGCGAGTGAGCGATTTCGAGTCAATAAACTCTGTATCACCCAGTTTGAAGACACACAGCTCGCTGATTTCGTAACCCGTGCCGGATTTCTTGAACGATGAGGCCAGTTCGCCTCCCTTCGGCAGGGCGAGGAGCAGCTTCTCGACACGCTCCGGCTCTTGCTCGAATTTCCGCCGTATCGCGTGTGCAAAACGAGTCATTTGCTCCTCCGACAGGCCGGAGATCATATCTTCGAGCGTCTTCGCCTGATCACCGAGACTCGCCGCCGCCTCCAGCAACGGGATGACCAACGGCAGCAGCATCTCCACCGAGCGAATCTCCTCCACCGGGATCAAGCCGCGCAGTTCATCCCACTTTGCGACCACCCGCGTGCGTTGCGCCACGAAACCGCTCCCATCGCGCAACCAGCTCACGCTTTTGAACAGGGATCCTTCCATCGAGAGGTTAAGCGCACGCCCGCGATGTCCGTCCACCGTCGCGAGATGCACGCTGTCTCCTGCGGCGACCACCGCGACGTCTCCCTGCGGTGACCACCACACACGCTCCTCCGGCAGACAGCCGGGGAGAAGCAGAGCGGTCAGCGCGAGGGCAAAAAAGACGCGTTTCGAGTTCATGGCAGCGATTTGGTTTCAAGTTTCTCCGTGTCCACGCGCACGACCTGCATGCCTTCACCCGCAGGATCGAAACTCATGCGATACTTTGCCCACGGACTTTCTTTGTGCGGTGTTTGCGTAGGTGATTCAACATCACGCGTTGCCATGCGTGATTCGGAACGTCCGGCGAAGAAGCCCGCAGTACCCGCCAGCAGCGCAATCACCGCCGCACGCGCGAGCCACGATGGAACCAAAGAGCGGCGAGGCGCTCGCACGATGTTTTTTTCCACCGGCGCAGGCATCACACGCGCCAGCTCCGGGTGCCGCAGCACCGCGTCATGCGTGACGGAAAGCGATGCCAGGATGCGCTCCGCCTCGGCGCGGGCGTCTGCGTTCTGCGCGAGATGTAGCTCTAGCAGTTCAGATGCCTCCGGCGTCAGTTCGCCAAAGTGCCGGTCGATGATCAAAGCGTGCAAGGATTCAGGTTTCATGGTTTTCAGGGGTTGATTTCAGATTCAAGACGGTGCCGAACCTCCGCGACCGCGTGATGCAAACGCGAACGCACAGTGCCGATGGGAATGCCCAAGGCCTCGGCGATCTCCGCATACGACAGCCCCTGGGCGAAGCGCAGATCCAAGATCTCGCGCTGCACAGGCTCCAGCGCAGAGATTGTCTCCCTCGCGGCTTCCACGCGGTCATCCCGAGTCGGCTCGGCGACATCATGTAACTCCGCGTTCAGCGGAATCACCTCCGCACGTTTCGACCACGCCGCCTGGCTCAGATGCCGCGCGATGCCAAACAAATACCCGCGCGCGCATTTCGGCGACTTCCCATCACGCAAGCCGCGCGCCATTTCCAGAAACGTCTCCTGCACCAAGTCCTGCACACCTTCCGCACCGCCATGGCGACGCGCGAAGTAGCGCGTCAGATCCCCCGCGCTCTCGGTGAAGAGGCGTTCGAGCAAGGGTGGTTGGTTCGTGGTGTCCACGCGGTTGGGAGGCAATTCACCGGCTGCAAGCGCAGCCTATCATCCCCAACGTGGGCCTTTCGATCCAAAAGGTTCACCGAACGCGGATTATTTTTGAGCGGGAGCCAAACTCACGCCGGAAGATGGCTTTTCACCACGGCCATGCTGGCGGCAAATCTGCCCATCACAAAATCACGCGCCTTCGCGGCCTTCGCCTTTGATCCGGCGGGATCTTTCGCCATCGCAAGCACTGTGGCGACCACGTTTTGCAACTCCTCTTCCTTGTCCAGGTCGAAGAGCCACTCGTTGAGGCCGATGTCGCGCCACATGTAGCCTTTGCTCGTTTGCTCGGCCCAGCGGCAGACGATGGCGGGGATGCCGTTGCCGATGCACATGATCGGGCTGTGCATCTCGTGACCGAACAGGCCGGCGCTGCGGCGATAGGTGCTGATGGCCTCGTCGGTGAGCCAGTAGTTCTCGCGCCACACCACGCGTGCCTTCATGTCTTCCGGCAGCTTGTCGTAGAGCATCTCCTTGTTCACGGCCATCTGCGTTTTGTCTTCGGGGCAGAGCAGGATTTTGAGATCGGTCTGCTGGATCACGCTGACAATCGCATCGCGCAGCGGTTTGCAGTCGTGCTCCTTCATCGCCTCGTTGCGGGCATGCTTCGTTTCGTCCTTCGAGGCCTTCTTTTCGGGAATCGTCCAGTAGGGCGTGAAGCGCAGACGCGGGATGCAGCAGAGGAATTTGCCCTCTTCGAGGCCGTTGGCCTTCAGGAACGCCTCCGCCTTCGCATCGTCCTTCAAATCGACCGCAAAGGCACCGTCGGGGCCATATTCCATGAGCGGGCGGGTGCAGCCTTTGCTTTTCGCGAGTTCGAGCGACACCGAGTCGCGGAAATACACAAACTTCGCTCCATTGAACACGTCGATCGTCGATAAGATGGATTTGTCCGACGACGGCTTCGTCGCTGTGGAACCCTGCGACGAAAACGTGATGCCATACACGCCGTAAGGCTTGCCGGTGGCCTTGCTCCACTTCGCCACATCGTTCTGCGCCACCAGCGACGGCCCGGAGCCATGGAGCAGGAAGTCACACTCCTCGAAGGCCTTCTTCACCTCCTCACCGCGAATGATCTTCACCTTCGGAAAACGTGCGTTCAGCATTTCCTCAACGCCGTTGTCCACCTTGCTCGGCCACAGCCGCACCTCGACCTCTGGAAGATGTTTTTCCAAAAGCGCCAGCACACCCGGCGTGTGCGCGATGTCGCCGATGTTCACCGTCTGCCACGACGAACGCAGGATGAGGCGCTTGGGTTTCTCCGCAGCAAGCGCTGAAATGAAAGGCAGCGCGGCGGCGGAGCGGATGAAGTGGCGGCGGTTCATGGTGTGGAAGGGGTGCTGTCTGTAAACTGAACGTAAATTGACGCCACTCATCTCATGCACCTTGCCATGTGCAACTTCGGAAGAGCATAATGGCCCAACAACCCAAGGAGTCCGTCATGCACCATCGTATCGTTCTGATCCTCACGCTCGCGTTTGCAGCTTTTCTCCATGCCGGCCCCGTCGAAGACGCCAGCCTGCTGCTGCAACAGCAACGCTATCAGGACGCCGCCACCAAGCTCACGGACGCGGTCATCAACGCTGAAAAGGACGCCGGTTACGCGCATTACCTGCGGGCCGTCGCCTTGTCGGAATCCAAACAGCACGCCAAGGCCATCACCGACTGTGACGCGGTGCCCGCAGGCCACGCGTGGCAGCGGAAGGCGCTTTTCCTCAAGGCGCAGTGCCTCGCCGAGCTGAAACGGCATCAGGAGGCCGAGGCGATCTACAGCGCGGAGGCCACACAGTTGTTTGCGACGATGCGGAAGGAAAAACTGGCCGAGTCACTCGTCGTGCTCGCACAGGAGATCACGAAACCGGCCGTGCCGGGCCAAAGCGTGAGTGGTGACGCCTACAACAAGGCGCTGGCGCTTTACCGCAAGGCATTGGAACTCGAAACCGGTCCCACGGTGCGCGAGAACCTGCTGTTTCAATCCGCCGCGATCATCCGCCGCATCAAGAAGCATCAGGAGTTTCCCGCCGCCTGCGATATGTATCTACGCGAGTTCGATCCTGACTGGCGCGGTCTCACTGGCAGCGAAGCACC contains:
- a CDS encoding polysaccharide pyruvyl transferase family protein, yielding MNRRHFIRSAAALPFISALAAEKPKRLILRSSWQTVNIGDIAHTPGVLALLEKHLPEVEVRLWPSKVDNGVEEMLNARFPKVKIIRGEEVKKAFEECDFLLHGSGPSLVAQNDVAKWSKATGKPYGVYGITFSSQGSTATKPSSDKSILSTIDVFNGAKFVYFRDSVSLELAKSKGCTRPLMEYGPDGAFAVDLKDDAKAEAFLKANGLEEGKFLCCIPRLRFTPYWTIPEKKASKDETKHARNEAMKEHDCKPLRDAIVSVIQQTDLKILLCPEDKTQMAVNKEMLYDKLPEDMKARVVWRENYWLTDEAISTYRRSAGLFGHEMHSPIMCIGNGIPAIVCRWAEQTSKGYMWRDIGLNEWLFDLDKEEELQNVVATVLAMAKDPAGSKAKAAKARDFVMGRFAASMAVVKSHLPA
- a CDS encoding PSD1 and planctomycete cytochrome C domain-containing protein encodes the protein MKHTLSFLLVASSLHAADTAFFESKIRPVLVKHCYECHSAESGKSKGGLMLDTKHGIREGGETGPAVVPGDAAKSLLLTAIKHSDPDLEMPPKEPQLPPSVIADFETWIKAGAADPRESAVKVAERPPVDLEAGRKFWSYQKPKQVAGSIDGFIQAKLKEDGLVSAPEAEPVALLRRLYFDLIGLPPTPKEVKAFSMDKLEATVDELLKSPRFGERWGRHWLDVARFAESNGRESNLTFPHAWRYRDYVIDAVNADVPFDRFITEQIAGDLLTAKDDAERARLLVATGFLAFGPKGLNEQNKAQFAADVADEQLDTVTRAVMASSVACARCHDHKTEPFSMEDYYALAGIFKSTQTFYGNWIDSENNNHGHLIRLPEVPGQIIPNRPVSAERVKQLKSDLAKLNQKEKDQQAYALKAKLEGRDISGEFYEMLRIAIGILWTRGGLEGQLETVDDQGRALPLCMGVQDAKRIQDSQLYVRGEIAHPVKAVPRGFPRVIEVKGSVSKQQSGRLEFAQWLTSRDNPLTARVMANRVWRHLFGAGLVRTVDNFGFSGERSSHPELLDHLAIKFMDSGWSVKSLIREIVFSKTYRQASTHRTDAFEKDPDNRLLWRAPKRRLDAEVIRDSMLAVSGLLDTSRRPGSLVAELDGQSVSLIGFNTKLPPDLDGSKRRSIYLPVLRDNLPDVLEQFDVANPNLVTGDRDVTNVPLQALYLMNGPFVQEQAAALAQRVMKEKLNLPERIRRAFALCFNRAPDAKEQQLAESFFQTAAGDETKLMTAYCHALLSSAEFRFAD
- a CDS encoding sigma-70 family RNA polymerase sigma factor, whose amino-acid sequence is MDTTNQPPLLERLFTESAGDLTRYFARRHGGAEGVQDLVQETFLEMARGLRDGKSPKCARGYLFGIARHLSQAAWSKRAEVIPLNAELHDVAEPTRDDRVEAARETISALEPVQREILDLRFAQGLSYAEIAEALGIPIGTVRSRLHHAVAEVRHRLESEINP